The nucleotide window GCTCTTAATAAGAGATTACATGATAGAAATATTAAAGTTGAGCTTACAGATAAGGCTAAAGAAGTATTGATGAAGCTTGGTTATGACCCACTTTATGGTGCAAGACCTATGAGAAGAGCTATACAAAAATACCTTGAAACACCATTATCAGAAAAAATACTTAGAAGAGAAATTAAAGAAGGCGACACTGTCATAGTAGATGCTGATGAAACTGGTGAAAATTTAGTATTTACTGTAAAACAAAGTTAGTTGAGAGTAATGTAAAAATTTTTGTAAGTTTACCTTTTCTCGTCATCCTTAGGACGTAAGTCCGAAGGATCTTCTTTTTGATTTTTTGATTTGAAAAGAAAAATAGGAGGTTCTTCGCCGGCTGCAGAATGACAATCAAAAGGTTAATTGATTTTTAGGTTTAGCTAAAATGTTGAACACCCTCAAGTTAGTTCTATAACCTCTGGTCTTGGATGGCTCGGGGATATTATATTTCAAGTTCTAAGATTACAGGTGCATGGTCAGAAGGTTTTGGCGACCTTCTTTTTCTTGGCCACAAATCAACTTCAACATCTTTTATATACTGTAAAAGCGGTTTTGATACTAATATGTAATCTATTCTCATCCCTTCGTTTCTCCAAATAGCACCACCGATATAATCCCACCATGTAAATTGTTGCTTGTTTGGATATAAGTATCTAAATGTATCTATCAAACCGAGATTTAAAAGCTGTCTTAAAAATTCTCGTTCTTCCGGCATGGTTCCGATTGAATCTGCCAGTTGTACAGGGTCGTAAACATCTATATCTTCTAATGCAATATTCAAATCTCCAAGTAATATTATCTTTTGATTTTCAAAATCAAAATTTTCTTTTAGAAAGTTAATAAAATGTTTATACCAATCCAATTTGTAATAATATTTCTCTCCACCTCTTAAATCTCCATGTGGAGCATATGTGTTAATCACAAAAATTTCCTTTTCTGTGATTTTATCAATTAAAACCCTTTTCTGAACATCAAAGTATTCGTGATTTAAACCTTTTTGATAATGAGAAATTTCAAGCTTAGATAAAGTAGCAACTCCGTTATATCCTTTTTGTCCGGAAATATCTTGATATATATAACCAAGCTTTTTAAAATCTTCAGACGGAAAGTTCTTATCTTCTACCTTAATCTCTTGAAAACATATAACGTCTATATCATTGTTTCTATGATTTAACCATTCAATAACCAAATCTTTTCGTGCTTTTATAGAATTGACGTTAAAAGTACAAATCTTCACTGTGCTTCACCATTTCCGTAATTTTTCCAAAGTTTATACATACCAACCACA belongs to Sulfurihydrogenibium sp. and includes:
- the xth gene encoding exodeoxyribonuclease III, with the translated sequence MKICTFNVNSIKARKDLVIEWLNHRNNDIDVICFQEIKVEDKNFPSEDFKKLGYIYQDISGQKGYNGVATLSKLEISHYQKGLNHEYFDVQKRVLIDKITEKEIFVINTYAPHGDLRGGEKYYYKLDWYKHFINFLKENFDFENQKIILLGDLNIALEDIDVYDPVQLADSIGTMPEEREFLRQLLNLGLIDTFRYLYPNKQQFTWWDYIGGAIWRNEGMRIDYILVSKPLLQYIKDVEVDLWPRKRRSPKPSDHAPVILELEI